The genomic window CGACAGAACCGACCGCAATCCAGTCGACCCGACAATCAGAAATTGTTGAGGCTCCAGCCGCCCGGATCGTCAGATCGAACTTGTTTTCAGTGATGCTGCCGGCTTCGAACGCGAGAATGACGTTTGGCTCGCGGTAATAGGCTTCCAGGAGGTTCGGCGCCAAAAACACCTTGGGAGGGGACGTGAATCCGGACTCAAACGACACCGTCCGGGTCATGACTTCTTCCCAACCATCTTCTGTCGGCCGATAGGCGTGGCCGCATTCAAAAGTGCCTGCCTGAAGACGGGACGCCATGAGCTTGTCAGCCAGAACAGACTGAACAGCCCCGGAGGACGCTACAGCGCCAGCCACCTGATCAAGCTTGCGATCCAGGTCTTCCGCAACTGAGATCATCCGTTCAGCCTTGGCAGCTTTCTGGGCCAGCTTCCGGTAGGCAGCAGCAATCTCTTCCGCTTCATCGCGCAGTTGTTCCTGCTGGCCACGCAAACTGGAGACTTCACGTTGGGCAAACCGCACTTCGTCAGTAATGCTCTCGGCCTGACGGAGCAAAAACTCGCTCAAAACCTCGCGATTATCGCCGCCACCGCCACCGTCAGCGTAGAGATTACGCCAGTCCCAGGTCCCTTGATTGACCCAGAAAAAGAAGCCAAGGCCACCTGCCAGCACGACAAGCAGCAAGAAGCTCAGCACCCCAAACGTGCCACCGCCATTGCGGTTGGTCCGTCCACGCACTTCAGCATCAATCAATCCGCGCAATGCGGCGCGCTGTTCGTCAGAAAATTCTGCCATGCCCTGCCTCAGCCGTTTTCCGGTTCATCTACATGAAGATTTACCGATTTCAATCCGATTGGACGGTCGCATACATCGCATCCGCCGCAAGGCACCCACTGGCAAAACCTATACCGCAAATACGACAAGCGTGTGCCCATCGTTCTGTTTACGGATTGTTAATCCAAAATCACGTGTCGGCACAGCAACACTCTGGCCGTTGGTTAACCGATTTGTCTTAGGTTTCAGCGCATTCTGCCAATTCAGGCTATGATAATCACGACCCGGCTAGACAATTGCATGGTTGCTGGAAATACCTCTTTTGCGGGAACAACACCTGATGACGTCACGACCCACCATTGCAATTCGCACCGCAGGCATCGCCATTCTGGCGGCCGGTGTCTTGCTGCCGGCAACACTTTCAGCAGCAACGCCGGATCAGCCCGGACAGATGGTTGTCGCCCAGGCCGATATTGGCCAGACCCTGATCGCGGATGGCGACAAGGCCTGGCAGGCGGGAAATCCGACACAGGCCGCGGACCTGTATGGCCGCGCCGTGGAAACGGGAAATCTCACCTCAGCCCAGCGCGCCTATGCCTTAAGAGCCCTTGGATTCGTATCCGCCGAGATCGGCAATCCTGACGAAGCAGCGCGCGCCTTCAAGGCGTCCTTGAGCATCGAAGACAATCCGGGCGCCGCCCTGGGCCTGGCGGTCTCCCTTCGCCAGGCAGGCGATACCGCCAGCGCAAACGCAGCCCTTGCCAAGGTCGACCGGCGCGTCCTCACAACGGATCAGCTGCCTTTCTATCTGGACGAAAAAGCATCTGCTTCTCTGCCCGAAAACCCTCAGGGCGCCATCACTGCCCTTGAAGAAGCCGTGACCCTGAACGAAAGCGTGTACCGCCGCGTTCGCCTGTCACAGCTCTACCGCCAGACCGGTGACACCGCGAAGGCGCAGGCAAATCTTGAAAAAGCAGAGGCAGCCCTCGCAGCTCAGCCAGGCGCTGCGGCGGATGTGGCCTATGCGGCGCTCACATCCGGCGACGACGCAGCAGCAGCGCGCTATTTTGAACAAGCCCGCGCGGGTGGTGGACTGACATCCAACGGCCTTGCCGACTACGGGTATGCCCTCAAGCGCCAGGGCGACCTGGATGGCTCAACGGAACTTTTCCGAGACGCCATTGATACCCATGACGCCAGCCCTGACGCTCAGGACCCATCAGGCAAGCGTCGCCTGTTCCGCCTGCGCCGTGAAGTCTCCTACACAGAACGCACCTGGTACGCGGATGCCTTCCTGTCCTTCCGCGACAACTCGGTAGATCTGGTCAGCGCGCCGGAAGCCGGCGAAAGCGACAGCTTTGCGGGCTGGGAAGTCGGCTATATCGCGCCGCAGATCGGCAGCATGAAACACCGGGCCCTCACCCTGTTCACTCGTGGCTTCACCGGCTTTGAAGGTGACACGCTCAACACCCGCGAGGAATCCCTGCAGCTCGGCGTCGGCGCCCGCTTCCGTCCACTGGCTGACCACAATCTGGTTTTCACCGTCGAGCGTCTCATTTCAGTGGGCGATCAGGCCCGCGATGCCTGGCTTCTGGTTGCCGGTTATTCTCTGGC from Candidatus Phaeomarinobacter ectocarpi includes these protein-coding regions:
- a CDS encoding H-type lectin domain-containing protein, which gives rise to MAEFSDEQRAALRGLIDAEVRGRTNRNGGGTFGVLSFLLLVVLAGGLGFFFWVNQGTWDWRNLYADGGGGGDNREVLSEFLLRQAESITDEVRFAQREVSSLRGQQEQLRDEAEEIAAAYRKLAQKAAKAERMISVAEDLDRKLDQVAGAVASSGAVQSVLADKLMASRLQAGTFECGHAYRPTEDGWEEVMTRTVSFESGFTSPPKVFLAPNLLEAYYREPNVILAFEAGSITENKFDLTIRAAGASTISDCRVDWIAVGSVE
- a CDS encoding NfrA family protein — encoded protein: MTSRPTIAIRTAGIAILAAGVLLPATLSAATPDQPGQMVVAQADIGQTLIADGDKAWQAGNPTQAADLYGRAVETGNLTSAQRAYALRALGFVSAEIGNPDEAARAFKASLSIEDNPGAALGLAVSLRQAGDTASANAALAKVDRRVLTTDQLPFYLDEKASASLPENPQGAITALEEAVTLNESVYRRVRLSQLYRQTGDTAKAQANLEKAEAALAAQPGAAADVAYAALTSGDDAAAARYFEQARAGGGLTSNGLADYGYALKRQGDLDGSTELFRDAIDTHDASPDAQDPSGKRRLFRLRREVSYTERTWYADAFLSFRDNSVDLVSAPEAGESDSFAGWEVGYIAPQIGSMKHRALTLFTRGFTGFEGDTLNTREESLQLGVGARFRPLADHNLVFTVERLISVGDQARDAWLLVAGYSLADGLDIDPVLNDWESWNVYADVAYIPDDPRFVATNLEGWYGHSFKLSESVVLTPHVLAAARYSDDKFDTNRVIEAGPGVGLRYWFNEDKYTGPRSYFDFKVQYRYAFVNEDDRDDGAFVGTAILHY